The following DNA comes from Solanum stenotomum isolate F172 chromosome 11, ASM1918654v1, whole genome shotgun sequence.
GATGGTTAGTTGAGTATCTTCATTTGCGcatatttgtttttgaaatatgTGCAGGAGTCTATGGAATATGACTATAACACCGTTGGGTCATGCCAAACAATACAGCCTTAAGGAAATCGAAGATATGACCGACAATTTTCAGCCGTACACCATGATTAAATCTACCAAGTATGGGAGAATGTTCAGTTGCCCAACCAATGAAGCTATTACTATCAAAACATGGGATTTCTTTTGGCCAAATATCAATGCCTATTCTTACCATCCATCTAGATTTTGTGTATgttaaatcatatatatatatatgttttttttttgttggattgGATCCTATTTCTCTCTCTTAACATTTTCTGCTAAGATACTTTAATAAAATTTGCAGAATGAGCTTAAAATACTGACAGATGATAATCCTCATGCATGTTTGATGAAGTTAAAGGGGTTCTGTTTTCAAAATATACTTGCAGTTATGTATGATGAAACACCAATTCAATTTTTGTCGTATGTCATTTCTGGTATTTAAACTACTTAAAGAAATCTTCATCTGCTATAGTTGAGGGCTACCTGATTTACTAGTTTTATGTgctttaatttttacttgtcatttgtATTTGTTCCTTGAGATGGGGAAAGCTTTAGATGGGAGGATAGAATGAAGGTGGCAACTCAACTTGCAAACCTCTTCACCTGGTTGCATGAGAAGCAATTTGTGATTGGTCGTATGGAGCCTTCTAGCATAATGATTGACAAGGTAACATCTAAACCTTATGGATCTCGATCCTTGTTGACATTTTACAAGTAACTGTTCAATAGGATTTGCAGGCAGGGCCATTGTAGTTGAATTTCAccagaaaattatattattatgcaAATAGGCTAAAACAAGTATTTATGAAGTTATGGTATAGAGGCACAAGGTTTACAAATTCTTTATGTTGCAAGCTCAAGGCCTAGGTATGATATTCTAGTACTTTCTGAATTCCTTTATTTGAACTCTCTGCTCATCCATTGCTTGCAGGACTTCAACATGAAAGTAATCGACTTTCCTTTCCTGGTTCGTGTTAGAGATATTCCTCATAATAATCTTCCTGATGCTCCTGAGGCTGATAATGTTACTGAGACTTTAAAAGATGATGTTTACGCATTTGGTATTCTACTTTTGAGGTTGATTACCAATAACAAAAACATTGAAGGTCCATATCATTGTTGGATTCGGGAGGAGCTACAAGGTGGTAAAGGATCGATAGTGGATAAATCAGTTCTGCTAAATTGTGATGGTGTGCTCGCTTGTGGAATCACAAAACTAGCAACAGAATGTCTGGATGAGGATCCAAATGCACGCCCAGATATGAAGAATGTCTCTGACCGCTTGACCAATTTGGTAAGCAAAGAAACTTGAACCATGGAAGAgcaaattttattgttttgttaaGCCTGTTGTGAGACTTTATATGAATCATGTAGTTGATTAAGTGGACATGTCTAGCGGATTACATGCATTAAGATTGTATGGTTCTGATTTGCTTGTTGGGGCACTTCCTTTGAGAGAAAAACTTAACAAAAACATGATGTTTAACAAAGAGATATATGGGACTAGCTCTGGCAAAGTGGATTATTTGGGTCACTGCATGAATATTGATAAGTTTAGCTTTTaacctatgttgctcagactcttcaaaaatgtcatttgGTGTGTTGGTTccttcaaaagtagtgcatttttgtaggATCCGACATGGGTGCAACAACATTTTTTGGAGCAACTTAGAACTTAACAACATTGTGTTCTTTAGTGCGCACCGGTCTTTATTACTTTATCTCCATTGCTTTGTGTGGATTTAATTGTCATTAATTTGAATCCtgtgtttctttttcttttgtatttaaTACCAAGTCTCTGCTTGCTGATTTCTACTACTAGAGGTTAATTATTCAGTCAAAAGACGTCTAGCAGAAATACACTCACCTAGTTATAAATGTGAACTTGTTGGCTATTCTTTTTGGATACAGATGTCCGAAATTGGTTTCGAGCAGCGTCAAGTTTGCGTTACTATCAGCGAGAGACCAGGAGAACAGTTTGGACAAACAAGAATGATTAGTGTTCTCACCTTAGCATTAGCNTCTAAATGGGGCAAGCCGAGCcaaattttggttgaaattttataaattaatattttccttttatgttaAGATAGACTTTTTAATCATTACTAATTATACCCATTTGTATAATGTGTTCACTATTAGTCGATCGACAACTCGTTTTGATTATTTTGGGTAGTATTACCAACTTTTCTAATACTGAAACTTTTTCATTTGAttctaaactaaaaataataataatgaaaatacTCTTAATCCAACAAGAATCAAAAACTTCATTGGTtacattttgattattttaaaattttctatattACCGTTGTGAACTTGAAGACAAAATAGAGGAGCTAAACGGGGTGGGGCAGGttggaaaacaaaaattattaaatgggGCTTGGTAGGGTGTGTTGAATCTATGGCAGGGCAAAACTTTACCCACCTCTCCCCGTCCTGAGCCGTCC
Coding sequences within:
- the LOC125845739 gene encoding PTI1-like tyrosine-protein kinase 1, whose translation is MEKKCEREDMSAIDTERMKNLKKMRETLLYDAYYLQAENYLKHAQMARSKPRADMFLDQCSRLKEEDSYRSLWNMTITPLGHAKQYSLKEIEDMTDNFQPYTMIKSTKYGRMFSCPTNEAITIKTWDFFWPNINAYSYHPSRFCNELKILTDDNPHACLMKLKGFCFQNILAVMYDETPIQFLSYVISDGESFRWEDRMKVATQLANLFTWLHEKQFVIGRMEPSSIMIDKDFNMKVIDFPFLVRVRDIPHNNLPDAPEADNVTETLKDDVYAFGILLLRLITNNKNIEGPYHCWIREELQGGKGSIVDKSVLLNCDGVLACGITKLATECLDEDPNARPDMKNVSDRLTNLMSEIGFEQRQVCVTISERPGEQFGQTRMISVLTLALASKWGKPSQILVEIL